The following are from one region of the Bombus fervidus isolate BK054 unplaced genomic scaffold, iyBomFerv1 scaffold0030, whole genome shotgun sequence genome:
- the LOC139997115 gene encoding large ribosomal subunit protein eL18-like yields the protein MSKIHRPPISLARIVRFMKKPERRHAIAVIVGTVTDDARIFEIPRLIVCALRVTERARARILKAGGEVITFDKLALRTPTGKQTVFVQGRRKAREAAKHFGPAPGVPHSHTKPLVRSKG from the exons ATGAGTAAAATACACCGTCCTCCCATATCTCTTGCACGTATTGTCAGGTTTATGAAGAAACCTGAACGAAGACATGCAATTGCAGTAATTGTTGGTACAGTGACAGATGATGCtaggatttttgaaattcctagACTTATA gtatGTGCTCTACGTGTTACTGAAAGAGCTAGAGCACGTATATTAAAAGCTGGAGGTGAAGTAATcacattcgataaattagcATTACGTACACCTACCGGAAAACAAACTGTTTTTGTGCAAGGTCGTCGGAAAGCTCGTGAAGCAGCTAAACACTTCGGACCTGCACCTGGCGTACCACATTCCCATACAAAACCATTGGTACGCTCTAAGggttga